TCGACCCCTGTCCTGTGGACTGCATCTTCATGGGGGCAACATTCGACTTGAGCTGCTACAGCCGCGATGGTTGTGTGGTCGATTTTTCACGTCTGCCTGTGGAGGTAGCGTGGGGTCGCGCTACGCTCAACCCCACGGTCGTCGCCGAATCCAAGTTGGTCGCCGAACCGGTGCATGGTGGACCCAATCAATAGACTAGACGCCTGCTCACCTGGAGCGCGAAGGTGAACGATGCCTCGTCAAACCCCTGAATTTCAGCGATTGTTCACGCTCGACGAAGCAAATGCGATGCTGCCGTTGGTGCGCGCGATTGTCACCGATTTGCAGCAATTAACCCGCGATATTGTCGACCGCCGTGAGCGTTTGGCCATGTTGCGGGGCGACCGCGATCCGCAGCGAAACGATCTCTACAGTGAGGAATTGTCGCAAGTCGAAGACGAGCTGGAAAAAGACGCGCGCCAAATTCGGGCCTATGTCGAGGAACTGCTAGAACTGGGTGTCGAACCCAAGGATGGACTTGAGGGACTGGTTGATTTTCCTTGCCAGATGGACGGCAGGGTGGTCTACCTCTGCTGGAAGCTGGGCGAGTCGGAAGTGCAGTACTGGCACGATCTCGACGCTGGCTTCGCGGGACGGCAATCGCTCACAGTGACGTCGGGTGATAAAGCCTGATTGCATTGCTCGACGGCGATGCGTCATTTCCGTCACAATCGG
This DNA window, taken from Pirellulales bacterium, encodes the following:
- a CDS encoding DUF2203 domain-containing protein, which translates into the protein MPRQTPEFQRLFTLDEANAMLPLVRAIVTDLQQLTRDIVDRRERLAMLRGDRDPQRNDLYSEELSQVEDELEKDARQIRAYVEELLELGVEPKDGLEGLVDFPCQMDGRVVYLCWKLGESEVQYWHDLDAGFAGRQSLTVTSGDKA